From the Oncorhynchus nerka isolate Pitt River linkage group LG20, Oner_Uvic_2.0, whole genome shotgun sequence genome, one window contains:
- the prpf6 gene encoding pre-mRNA-processing factor 6, which produces MSGRDGNYNNRNQNDGRGSRGGGQNFGRGSGGRGQNDGRGFGGGGQNSGRGSGGGRGGGRNAEPPPMPMSSPLMGKKKKPFLGMAAPLGYVPGLGRGATGFTTRSDIGPARDANDPVDDRHAPPGQRTVGDKMKKNQEDDEEDLNDTNYDEFNGYAGSLFSSGPYEKDDEEADAIYAALDKRMDERRKERRELREKDEIEKYRMERPKIQQQFSDLKRKLSGMSDEEWLSIPEVGDARNKRQRNPRYEKLTPVPDSFFSKHLTTGDKHTTVDPLQGLNLPGGLESPYPGGMTPGLMTPGTGELDMRKIGQARNTLMDMRLSQVSDSVSGQTVVDPKGYLTDLNSMIPTHGGDISDIKKARLLLKSVRETNPHHPPAWIASARLEEVTGKLQVARNLIMKGTEMCPKSEDVWLEAARLQPGDTAKAVVAQAVRHLPGSVRIYIRAAELETDVRAKKRVLRKALENVSKSVRLWKTAVELEEPEDARIMLSRAVECCPTSVELWLALARLETYENARRVLNKARENIPTDRHIWITAAKLEEANGNTQMVEKIVDRAITSLGANGVEINREQWIQDAEECDKAGSVATCQAVIRAVIGIGIEEEDCKHTWMEDAESCVSHGALECARAIYAHALQMFPSKKSVWLRAAYFEKNHGTRESLEALLQRAVAHCPKAEVLWLMGAKSKWLAEDVPAARSILALAFQANPNSEEIWLAAVKLESENNEYERARRLLAKARSSAPTARVFMKSVKLEWVLGNIEAAHELCTEALKHYEDFPKLWMMRGQIEEQSEHNEKAREAYNQGLKKCPHSMSLWLLLSRLEERVGQLTRARSILEKSRLKNPQSPDLWLESVRLEFRAGLKNIANTLMAKALQECPNSGILWAEAVFLEARPQRKTKSVDALKKCEHDPHVLLAVAKLFWSERKITKAREWFLRTVKIEPDLGDAWALFYKFEMQHGTEEQQEEVRKRCENAEPRHGELWCAESKHVLYWQKKIGEILTQVASKIKNTF; this is translated from the exons ATGTCTGGCAGAGATGGAAACTATAACAACAGAAATCAAAATGATGGTAGAGGCTCTAGGGGCGGTGGACAGAATTTCGGTCGAGGCTCCGGTGGCCGCGGGCAGAATGATGGTAGAGGCTTTGGGGGTGGCGGGCAGAATTCTGGTAGAGGCTCTGGAGGTGGCCGGGGTGGCGGGCGTAATGCCGAGCCCCCGCCAATGCCCATGTCCTCCCCGCTCATGGGCAAGAAGAAAAAGCCCTTCCTAGGAATGGCCGCGCCGCTAGGCTATGTGCCTGGACTCGGCAGAGG AGCCACAGGTTTCACCACCCGTTCTGATATCGGACCCGCTCGAGATGCCAACGACCCGGTGGATGACCGCCATGCTCCCCCGGGGCAGAGGACGGTGGGGGACAAGATGAAGAAGAACCAGGAAGATGACGAAGAGGATCTGAATGACACCAACTATGATGAG TTTAACGGCTATGCTGGCAGTCTGTTCTCCAGTGGACCCTATGAGAAAGACGACGAGGAGGCAGATGCCATCTACGCAGCTCTGGACAAGAGGATGGACGAACGACgcaaggagaggag GGAGCTGAGGGAGAAGGATGAGATAGAGAAGTACCGTATGGAGCGCCCCAAGATCCAGCAGCAGTTCTCTGACCTCAAG aggaagCTGTCAGGAATGTCAGATGAGGAGTGGCTGAGTATCCCGGAGGTTGGCGATGCCAGGAACAAGCGCCAGAGGAACCCGCGCTATGAGAAACTCACCCCTGTACCAGACAGCTTCTTCTCCAAACACCTGACCACAGGAGACAAGCacaccactgtggacccactgCAGGGG TTGAACCTCCCCGGTGGTCTGGAAAGCCCGTACCCTGGGGGGATGACCCCTGGCCTGATGACCCCTGGGACAGGAGAGCTGGACATGAGGAAAATCGGCCAGGCCAGGAACACACTGATGGACATGAGGCTCAGCCAG gtgtCTGACTCTGTGAGTGGACAGACGGTGGTGGACCCTAAAGGTTATCTCACTGACCTAAACTCTATGATCCCCACGCATGGAGGAGACATCAG TGACATTAAGAAGGCCCGTCTGCTGCTGAAGTCAGTGAGGGAGACCAACCCCCACCACCCCCCTGCCTGGATTGCTTCGGCCAGGCTAGAGGAGGTGACAGGGAAACTACAGGTGGCCCGGAACCTCATCATGAAGGGCACTGAGATGTGTCCCAAG AGTGAGGATGTGTGGCTGGAGGCCGCCAGGCTGCAGCCAGGGGACACAGCCAAGGCAGTGGTGGCCCAGGCGGTGCGTCACCTCCCCGGGTCTGTCCGTATCTACATCAGAGCAGCCGAGCTGGAGACTGACGTTAGGGCCAAGAAACGGGTCCTCAGGAAGG CGCTGGAGAATGTGTCTAAGTCAGTTCGTCTGTGGAAAACTGCTGTAGAACTGGAGGAGCCAGAGGATGCCAGGATCATGCTGAGCAGAGCTGTGGAGTGCTGTCCCACTAGCGTGGAG TTGTGGCTGGCACTGGCGCGGTTGGAGACCTATGAGAATGCCAGACGTGTCCTGAACAAGGCCCGTGAGAACATCCCTACGGACCGACACATCTGGATCACCGCCGCCAAGCTGGAGGAGGCCAACGGGAATACGCAAATGGTGGAGAAGATAGTTGACAGAGCCATCACATCACTCGGGGCCAATGGGGTCGAGATCAACAGAGAACAGTGGATACAG GATGCAGAGGAATGTGATAAAGCTGGCAGCGTGGCAACGTGCCAGGCGGTGATCCGGGCGGTTATTGGCATCGGCATCGAGGAGGAGGACTGTAAACACACCTGGATGGAGGATGCAGAGAGT tgTGTGTCCCATGGGGCTCTGGAGTGTGCCCGTGCCATCTATGCCCACGCCCTGCAGATGTTCCCTAGCAAGAAGAGTGTGTGGCTCCGCGCAGCCTACTTCGAGAAGAACCACGGCACTAG ggagTCTCTGGAGGCACTGCTGCAGAGGGCAGTGGCTCACTGTCCCAAGGCTGAGGTGCTATGGCTGATGGGGGCCAAGTCTAAGTGGCTGGCTGAGGACGTGCCTGCTGCCCGTAGCATCCTGGCTCTGGCCTTCCAG GCTAACCCTAACAGTGAGGAGATCTGGCTGGCTGCTGTGAAGTTGGAGTCTGAGAATAATGAATATGAGAGAGCACGTCGACTACTGGCCAAGGCCCGCAGCAGTGCTCCTACTGCCAGG GTGTTTATGAAGTCAGTAAAGCTGGAGTGGGTTTTGGGGAACATCGAAGCGGCCCACGAGCTGTGTACCGAGGCTCTTAAACACTACGAGGACTTCCCCAAGCTCTGGATGATgaggggacagatagaggagcAGTCTGAGCACAACGAGAAGGCCAGggaggcctacaaccagggg ctgaagAAGTGTCCCCACTCCATGTCCCTGTGGCTGCTGCTGTCTCGTCTGGAGGAGAGGGTTGGCCAGCTGACCAGGGCCAGATCCATTCTGGAGAAATCACGCCTCAAGAATCCACAGAGCCCAGACCTATG gtTGGAGTCGGTGAGATTGGAGTTCAGGGCAGGGCTGAAGAACATCGCCAACACACTGATGGCTAAAGCCCTACAAGAGTGCCCCAACTCAG gtATCCTTTGGGCTGAGGCAGTGTTTCTGGAAGCACGGCCCCAGAGGAAGACTAAGAGTGTTGATGCTCTGAAGAAGTGTGAACACGACCCACACGTCCTGCTAGCCGTGGCCAA